From the genome of Argentina anserina chromosome 4, drPotAnse1.1, whole genome shotgun sequence, one region includes:
- the LOC126792740 gene encoding small ribosomal subunit biogenesis GTPase RsgA 1, mitochondrial, which yields MPIASISILRHHSLTVTVTPPAFNNLLRRFAAVRCVPIAAAKQHQNPNLTRKSQPPDKKLLRAKQTFKDYSSLAPILSPQDKPPLSESQTVGTVAAAQANFMRVIVEAPGSLEKSADGTASQVELLCVVRALLKKIKRRVLVGDKVLVGSIDWVDRRGMIENVYRRSSEILDPPVANVDHLLVLFSLEQPKLDPFALTRFLIEAESTEIPLTLALNKCELVDQETMATWKARLHKWGYKPLFCSVESESGLDSLASILRDQTSVIVGPSGVGKSSLINALRNSDHHAFDAADADNRLDPIVGSKWLEDQRVGQVSVRSGKGKHTTRHVSLLPLSGGGYLADTPGFSQPSLMKVTKQSLAEAFPEIQKILNDTEGTKCAFSDCLHLGEKGCVVGTDWERYPYYFQLLDEIRIREEFQLRTFGTKKEGDVRIKAGQAEPRLERKKHRRVSRKRINQSLLDELDELDDDNLLDEVNQ from the exons ATGCCGATTGCCTCCATTTCAATCCTCCGCCACCACTCCCTCACCGTCACCGTCACTCCCCCAGCCTTCAACAACCTCCTCCGCCGCTTCGCCGCCGTCCGATGCGTCCCTATCGCGGCAGCAAAGCAGCACCAGAACCCTAACCTCACCAGAAAATCACAGCCGCCGGACAAGAAGCTCCTCCGGGCGAAGCAGACCTTCAAGGACTACTCCTCCCTCGCTCCGATCCTCTCTCCTCAGGACAAGCCTCCTCTCTCGGAGTCTCAGACCGTCGGCACCGTCGCCGCCGCTCAGGCGAACTTCATGCGCGTCATCGTCGAAGCTCCTGGAAGCCTCGAGAAGAGCGCGGACGGAACGGCGTCTCAGGTGGAGCTGCTGTGTGTGGTGAGGGCGCTGCTGAAGAAGATAAAGAGGAGAGTGTTGGTTGGGGACAAGGTGCTGGTGGGGTCCATTGACTGGGTGGACCGCCGGGGAATGATCGAGAATGTGTACCGGAGGAGCTCCGAGATTCTTGACCCGCCGGTGGCCAATGTGGACCATTTGCTTGTGCTTTTCTCTCTGGAGCAGCCCAAGCTCGACCCCTTCGCCCTCACTAGGTTTCTGATTGAGGCTGAGTCTACTGAAATTCCACTCACACTTGCTCTCAACAAGTGTGAGCTGGTAGACCAAGAG ACAATGGCAACATGGAAGGCTAGGCTACATAAGTGGGGCTACAAGCCACTTTTTTGCAGTGTTGAATCTGAATCTGGACTCGACTCCCTTGCTTCTATTTTGAGAGATCAAACTAGTGTAATTGTTGGTCCAAGTGGAGTTGGAAAGTCTAGTCTGATCAATGCTTTAAGGAATAGCGACCATCATGCTTTTGATGCTGCAGACGCTGATAATCGGCTTGATCCA ATTGTAGGCAGCAAGTGGTTGGAGGATCAGCGTGTTGGACAGGTTTCAGTAAGAAGTGGTAAAGGGAAGCATACTACTCGCCATGTTTCCTTGCTTCCATTGTCTGGAGGAGGGTATCTTGCTGATACTCCCGGGTTCAGCCAGCCTAGTTTAATGAAAGTAACAAAGCAATCACTCGCAGAAGCGTTCCCAGAG ATACAGAAGATACTCAATGACACTGAAGGTACAAAATGTGCGTTTAGTGACTGCTTGCATTTGGGTGAAAAAGGTTGTGTTGTTGGGACCGACTGGGAAAGATACCCATACTATTTCCAACTACTTGATGAGATCAGAATCAGAGAGGAATTTCAGTTGAGGACATTtggaacaaaaaaagagggtGATGTAAG